One Halictus rubicundus isolate RS-2024b chromosome 10, iyHalRubi1_principal, whole genome shotgun sequence genomic window carries:
- the Vmat gene encoding vesicular monoamine transporter — protein MSGVEWSGWLQRCRESRRLILVIVAIALLLDNMLLTAVVPIIPEFLYDIKHPNSTLSQHLEGESGHGNHRVVANAIKIATTSPSFVTMPKCPNAPNKSNDSQLEFLYATTALPSNDPTESEAARENFTEWKEKEQRHRELLEETVAVGIMFASKAFVQLLANPIVGPLTHKIGYSIPMFTGFIIMFLSTLIFAFGRSYGILFLARALQGIGSSCSSVSGMGMLAERYQDDKERGNAMGIALGGLALGVLIGPPFGGVMYEFVGKSAPFLVLSALALGDGLLQLLVLQPSVVYTEADPPSLKALVTDPYIVLAAGAITFANMGIAMLEPSLPIWMMDTMGASRWEQGAAFLPASISYLIGTNLFGPLGHRMGRWLASLIGLVVIGVCLMCIPLATSIDHLIIPNAGLGFAIGMVDSSIMPELGYLVDIRHSAVYGSVYAIGDVAFCLGFAIGPALSGTLVNSIGFEWMLFGIAILNFLYAPLMYFLRAPPTKEEKKSLIIGEKSSVRYVTYQNEEEEQ, from the exons ATGAGCGGCGTGGAATGGAGCGGTTGGTTGCAACGATGCCGAGAATCGCGCAGACTGATTCTCGTGATCGTTGCCATTGCCTTGCTTTTGGATAACATGCTTCTAACCGCAGTGG TTCCGATTATACCGGAATTTCTGTACGACATCAAGCATCCGAACTCGACGTTGAGTCAACATCTCGAGGGAGAAAGCGGTCATGGCAACCATCGCGTGGTCGCGAACGCGATCAAGATCGCAACGACGAGCCCGAGTTTCGTTACGATGCCGAAATGTCCTAACGCGCCGAACAAATCGAACGATTCTCAACTGGAATTTCTTTACGCGACGACCGCTCTTCCTAGCAACGATCCAACCG AAAGCGAAGCCGCCAGGGAGAATTTCACCGAATGGAAAGAGAAAGAACAACGACATCGCGAACTCTTGGAAGAGACCGTCGCCGTCGGAATAATGTTCGCCTCGAAAGCTTTCGTGCAGTTGCTCGCCAACCCGATCGTTGGTCCGCTTACGCACAA GATCGGCTACAGCATACCCATGTTCACCGGCTTTATCATTATGTTCCTTTCGACGTTGATATTTGCGTTCGGACGAAGTTACGGCATTCTTTTTCTGGCGCGAGCGTTGCAAGGTATCGGATCCTCGTGCTCGAGCGTTTCAG GTATGGGTATGTTGGCCGAAAGGTATCAGGACGACAAGGAACGCGGAAACGCGATGGGCATCGCTCTCGGCGGCTTGGCTCTCGGTGTCCTGATCGGACCGCCCTTTGGCGGCGTGATGTACGAGTTCGTTGGAAAATCAGCTCCGTTCTTGGTACTTTCGGCGTTGGCGCTCGGCGACGGCC TTCTTCAACTTTTGGTGCTTCAACCGTCAGTCGTTTACACCGAAGCGGACCCACCTTCGTTGAAGGCATTGGTCACCGACCCCTACATCGTGCTGGCTGCGG GTGCTATTACGTTTGCCAATATGGGTATCGCTATGCTCGAACCCAGTCTTCCGATTTGGATGATGGACACGATGGGTGCCAGTAGATGGGAGCAAGGCGCCGCCTTTTTACCAGCGAGTATCAGCTACTTGATCGGAACGAATCTCTTTGGACCGCTCGGACACAGAATGGGCAG GTGGCTGGCTTCCTTGATCGGACTCGTGGTTATCGGGGTCTGTTTAATGTGC ATACCGCTCGCCACGAGCATCGACCATTTGATCATACCCAACGCCGGTCTCGGATTCGCTATCGGTATGGTGGACAGTTCGATAATGCCCGAATTGGGCTATCTAGTCGACATACGACACAGCGCTGTTTACGGGAGCGTTTACGCTATCGGAGACGTTGCGTTCTGCTTAGGTTTCGCCATTG GTCCTGCTCTCAGTGGAACGTTGGTCAATAGTATCGGGTTTGAGTGGATGCTATTCGGTATTGCGATCTTAAATTTCCTTTACGCTCCACTGATGTATTTCTTGAGAGCACCACCGacgaaagaagagaagaag TCTCTGATAATTGGCGAGAAATCATCTGTGCGCTACGTAACGTACCAGAACGAGGAAGAGGAGCAATAG